In Eublepharis macularius isolate TG4126 chromosome 4, MPM_Emac_v1.0, whole genome shotgun sequence, the following are encoded in one genomic region:
- the LOC129329203 gene encoding tumor suppressor candidate 2-like, translated as MGASGSKSQTLWPFGSGSSEGASGQQALAQARGLCLATPIIFTRRGSMYYDEDSDLAHEFYEETIVTKNGRKRAKLKRIDKNLIPQGLVKLEHPRIHVDFPVIICEV; from the coding sequence ATGGGCGCCAGCGGCTCCAAGTCCCAGACCCTGTGGCCCTTCGGCTCGGGCAGCTCCGAGGGTGCCAGCGGGCAGCAGGCGCTCGCCCAGGCGCGGGGGCTCTGTTTGGCCACTCCCATCATCTTCACCCGCCGAGGTTCTATGTATTATGATGAAGATAGTGACCTTGCTCATGAGTTTTATGAAGAGACAATAGTTACCAAGAATGGGAGAAAGCGTGCCAAGCTGAAAAGGATCGACAAGAATCTGATACCTCAGGGCTTAGTGAAACTGGAGCACCCTCGGATTCACGTGGACTTCCCTGTTATCATCTGTGAGGTCTGA